One genomic window of Candidatus Pseudobacter hemicellulosilyticus includes the following:
- a CDS encoding RidA family protein gives MQTPSENFEQLGLTLPPAPKPLGVYKPCLIDGKYLYLSGHGTVQADGSLIIGRIGQDMDMDAGKLAARQVGLAMLATILANLGSLDKVKRVIKVLGMVNCTPDFERHPYVINGFSELFAAVWGEENGIGVRSAVGFGSLPDNIPVEIEALFELV, from the coding sequence ATGCAAACGCCTTCCGAAAATTTTGAACAGCTGGGTCTTACATTGCCGCCGGCCCCTAAGCCGTTGGGCGTGTACAAGCCCTGTCTCATAGATGGCAAATACCTCTACCTTTCCGGCCATGGTACCGTCCAGGCCGATGGCTCCCTGATCATTGGCCGCATTGGACAGGACATGGATATGGACGCCGGGAAATTAGCGGCGCGACAGGTAGGACTGGCCATGCTGGCCACCATCCTGGCTAACCTGGGCAGCCTGGATAAAGTGAAGCGGGTCATCAAAGTGCTGGGTATGGTCAACTGTACGCCGGATTTTGAGCGGCATCCTTATGTCATCAATGGCTTCAGTGAACTCTTCGCTGCTGTCTGGGGTGAGGAGAATGGCATCGGGGTGCGTAGCGCCGTAGGCTTTGGTTCGCTCCCGGATAATATTCCCGTTGAAATAGAAGCCCTGTTTGAATTAGTCTGA
- a CDS encoding helix-turn-helix transcriptional regulator produces MPLHKYKEVINNTPDEIKYFVEDSMHILDRIHELLDDKFEGKQKLLAEKLGKSEAEVSKMLSGVQNFTLKTLSKLRAAFGEPIIAVCTNNHEQAVFTPVKNAAWSGRKILSIKPNGRLAEENNTVSTYIPIETKPVKGENKLA; encoded by the coding sequence ATGCCACTTCATAAATACAAAGAGGTAATCAATAATACTCCTGATGAAATCAAATATTTCGTTGAGGATTCCATGCATATCCTTGACAGGATACATGAGCTGCTGGATGATAAATTTGAAGGGAAGCAAAAACTGCTGGCAGAAAAGCTGGGTAAATCAGAAGCAGAGGTCAGTAAGATGTTGAGCGGGGTGCAAAACTTTACACTCAAAACGTTATCGAAGTTACGTGCAGCGTTTGGCGAACCGATCATAGCTGTTTGCACAAATAATCACGAACAGGCTGTTTTCACTCCTGTTAAAAATGCTGCATGGTCTGGCAGAAAGATCTTATCGATCAAACCAAATGGTAGATTGGCAGAAGAAAACAATACTGTTTCGACGTACATCCCCATTGAAACAAAGCCTGTCAAAGGAGAAAACAAATTAGCATGA
- a CDS encoding TonB-dependent receptor: protein MRKSTLLVTVIALGVSAAAQPPAKDSIPEDSLRKAPVLLKTVTVAGRKSLVKQVTGKTIINVEASITSAGATLMEVLERSPGVTVDKNGSLSLKGRSNVLVMIDGKPTYVGGAELAALLNGMSAAQVEQIELISNPPAGFDAAGNAGIINIRTKKPKQAGFNGSINASYTQGRYARTNNSLLFQYRNGRINSFLNYSFNDSRNFTDLYAYRQYFAADGRSVIARLDQPSRFNTDFGYHNLRAGMDYTLSKKTNLGITLAGNQQHYNGDGYSAATWLNESGIKDSVIFSTSTSPSNRRNGAINLNLRQVFNSREELTADLDWLGYRIRNDQQFNNQREGAGGYSEAIRGEAPSTITILSAKADYARQLAGSGKWEAGWKSSRVNTDNDAAYFIRTTGNWQPDLGRTNHFLYKEYIHAVYSNLSKQWEKFSLQGGLRYEYTNYDARQLGNASRKDSSFSRHYQGLFPSVTLEYKADSLHRFSLSGGRRIDRPPFQKLNPFVFVINKYTNQGGNPYFLPQYTWNIETGYQYKEWLSAQLRYSNTSQSFSQIFLTDSNGIITYTEGNVGRRQNYGLSVSVNADPLPWWNCSLQLDLLHKKVAGYLWKAFDASINQGTMNINNQFRFKKGWAAELTGYYITRSQEDLQEVVEPTGQVGLGISKQVLNNKGSIRLSARDIFYTQAMAGLSLFQYSDEYFKIKRDTRNLTISFSWRFGKAVKSAARKTGGAQPEIERVGGDR, encoded by the coding sequence CTGGGCGTTTCCGCTGCTGCCCAGCCCCCGGCAAAGGACAGCATTCCGGAAGACAGCCTCCGGAAAGCACCGGTGCTGCTGAAGACCGTTACCGTGGCCGGCAGGAAATCACTGGTAAAACAGGTAACCGGCAAAACCATCATCAATGTGGAAGCCAGCATTACCAGCGCCGGGGCTACCCTGATGGAAGTCCTGGAAAGATCACCGGGAGTAACCGTTGATAAAAATGGCAGCCTCAGTTTGAAAGGGCGCAGCAATGTACTGGTGATGATAGATGGAAAACCAACCTATGTAGGTGGCGCCGAGCTGGCCGCCCTGCTGAACGGTATGAGCGCAGCCCAGGTGGAACAGATTGAACTGATCAGCAATCCCCCCGCCGGATTTGACGCCGCCGGCAATGCGGGGATCATCAATATCCGCACAAAGAAACCCAAACAGGCCGGCTTTAACGGATCCATCAATGCCAGTTATACCCAGGGCCGCTATGCAAGGACCAATAACAGCCTGTTATTTCAATACAGGAACGGCAGGATCAACAGTTTCCTGAACTATAGTTTTAATGACAGCCGCAATTTTACAGACCTCTATGCCTACCGGCAGTATTTTGCGGCCGATGGCCGCTCGGTGATAGCGCGGCTGGACCAGCCCTCCCGGTTCAATACGGATTTTGGCTACCACAATCTCCGGGCAGGGATGGACTATACCCTCAGTAAAAAGACCAACCTGGGGATCACCCTTGCAGGCAACCAGCAACATTATAATGGGGATGGCTATTCCGCCGCCACCTGGCTGAATGAAAGTGGTATCAAGGACTCCGTGATCTTCAGCACCAGCACCAGTCCGAGCAACCGGCGCAATGGCGCCATCAACCTGAACCTGCGGCAGGTATTCAACAGCCGGGAGGAGCTTACGGCCGACCTGGACTGGCTGGGTTACCGGATCCGGAACGACCAGCAATTCAATAACCAGCGGGAAGGCGCCGGTGGTTACAGTGAAGCTATCCGCGGCGAAGCACCTTCTACCATTACCATTCTCTCCGCCAAAGCGGACTATGCCCGGCAACTGGCCGGCTCCGGAAAATGGGAGGCCGGCTGGAAATCCTCCAGGGTGAACACGGATAATGATGCCGCCTATTTTATCAGGACCACGGGCAACTGGCAGCCAGACCTCGGCAGGACCAACCATTTCCTGTACAAAGAGTATATCCATGCCGTTTACAGCAACCTGTCAAAGCAATGGGAAAAATTCAGCCTGCAGGGGGGACTGCGGTATGAATATACCAACTATGATGCGCGTCAGCTGGGCAATGCCAGTCGCAAAGACTCCTCTTTCTCCCGGCATTACCAGGGCCTGTTCCCCAGTGTAACACTGGAATACAAGGCAGACAGCCTGCACCGCTTTTCGCTGAGCGGCGGCCGCCGGATAGACAGGCCCCCATTCCAGAAGCTCAACCCCTTTGTCTTTGTGATCAACAAATACACCAACCAGGGGGGCAATCCTTATTTTCTTCCGCAGTATACCTGGAACATAGAAACAGGGTACCAGTACAAAGAATGGCTGAGCGCACAGTTGCGTTACAGCAATACCAGCCAGTCTTTTTCCCAGATCTTTCTCACGGACAGCAACGGGATCATCACCTATACGGAAGGCAATGTGGGCCGCCGGCAGAACTATGGGCTGTCGGTCAGTGTCAATGCAGATCCGCTGCCCTGGTGGAATTGCTCTTTGCAGCTGGACCTGCTGCATAAAAAAGTGGCCGGCTATTTATGGAAGGCCTTTGATGCTTCCATTAACCAGGGCACTATGAATATCAATAACCAGTTCCGCTTCAAAAAGGGCTGGGCGGCCGAACTCACCGGTTATTATATTACCCGCAGCCAGGAAGACCTGCAGGAAGTAGTGGAGCCTACCGGCCAGGTGGGACTGGGGATCTCCAAACAGGTACTGAACAATAAAGGCAGCATCCGGCTCAGCGCCCGGGATATTTTTTATACCCAGGCCATGGCGGGCCTCTCGCTTTTCCAGTACTCCGATGAATATTTTAAGATCAAAAGAGATACCCGTAACCTGACAATCTCCTTCAGCTGGCGCTTTGGCAAGGCTGTCAAAAGCGCGGCCCGCAAGACCGGTGGCGCACAACCGGAAATAGAACGGGTTGGTGGCGACCGCTGA
- a CDS encoding membrane dipeptidase: MFTIDAHLDLSMNAMEWNRDLRQPVPAIREREQGLSDKPDRAKGTVSFPELRKGNIGLVVATQIARYVAPDNPLPGWHSPEQAWAQTQAQLAWYKAMEAVGELVMVHDLSTLEQQVNNWNDGQPRHNKPIGYILSLEGADSLISLDHLELAWQYGLRAVGPAHYGPGRYANGTDATGGLHLMGKALLKAMEQRNIILDATHLCDDAFRDAMELYNGPVWASHNNCRALVDHNRQFSDDMIRVLIRKDAVIGMALDAWMMVPGWVRQQSTPEGMDCNLEKMADHIDHICQLAGNTRHVGIGTDLDGAFGKEQCPYDLDTIADLQKIPAILERRGYSANDIEGIMHGNWLRFLTKAWAVS; this comes from the coding sequence ATGTTCACTATTGATGCCCACCTGGACCTTAGCATGAATGCCATGGAATGGAACCGAGACTTACGGCAACCAGTACCCGCTATCCGTGAAAGAGAACAGGGACTGAGTGATAAACCCGATCGGGCAAAAGGGACGGTGTCTTTCCCTGAATTGCGAAAAGGGAATATCGGACTGGTAGTGGCTACACAGATAGCCCGGTATGTAGCACCGGATAATCCGCTGCCTGGCTGGCATTCGCCGGAACAGGCCTGGGCGCAGACCCAGGCGCAGCTGGCCTGGTACAAGGCCATGGAAGCAGTGGGCGAGTTGGTGATGGTCCATGACCTGTCCACGCTGGAGCAGCAGGTCAACAACTGGAACGATGGACAGCCCAGGCACAACAAGCCTATCGGTTATATCCTCAGCCTGGAAGGGGCAGATTCATTGATCAGCCTTGATCACCTGGAACTGGCCTGGCAATATGGACTGCGGGCAGTAGGTCCTGCGCACTATGGCCCGGGCCGCTATGCCAATGGCACCGATGCCACCGGTGGCCTGCATCTGATGGGAAAGGCATTGCTGAAAGCCATGGAGCAGCGGAATATTATTTTAGATGCCACTCATCTTTGTGATGATGCTTTCCGGGATGCTATGGAACTGTACAATGGTCCGGTATGGGCCAGCCATAATAATTGCCGGGCGCTGGTGGACCATAACCGGCAGTTCAGTGATGACATGATCAGGGTGCTGATCCGGAAGGATGCGGTGATAGGCATGGCGCTGGATGCCTGGATGATGGTGCCGGGATGGGTGCGGCAGCAATCCACTCCTGAAGGCATGGATTGCAACCTGGAAAAAATGGCGGATCATATTGATCATATCTGCCAGCTGGCCGGTAATACAAGGCATGTAGGCATTGGCACCGACCTGGACGGCGCCTTTGGTAAAGAACAATGTCCCTACGACCTGGATACAATAGCTGACCTGCAAAAGATCCCCGCTATCCTGGAAAGGCGCGGATATTCAGCCAACGATATTGAAGGGATCATGCACGGCAACTGGCTGCGCTTTCTGACAAAGGCCTGGGCTGTATCCTGA
- a CDS encoding SMP-30/gluconolactonase/LRE family protein → MKLFPVVCCLLLFACSKPGDPADPDPGPGPGPGPGPDNGNKELTITSVSPESAEAGILVIKGTGFNATASQNLVSIGPHTTVVENATTTQLDITMPASLPQGDHDITIRANSKTVTKTKAFHRIGWLVSNFAGTGVWDQTDGPAATASFRWPSGLIMDNAGNLFVTDLHKIRKITPQGVVSTVAGGNASGFRDGDAANARFNTLNALVMDANRNIYVADEMNHVIRRISATGVVSTVAGKSEEFGYVDGIGTDARFAMPYGLALNAGGTHLYVGDHMNHRIRRIELANSKVTTVAGDGQNAHRDGNGLTAGIPSPGGITFDSDGNLYIAEKGAGYVRKMTPNGDVTTIGGNLSANTAPTNIVIDKDKNTYVAYSGTAKIKKYTPAGVETNFAGNNFGTGEEDGDAQVIFFQRPEGMVLQQDAQGKMTFYVCDALRKKIKKITKE, encoded by the coding sequence ATGAAATTATTTCCCGTTGTTTGCTGCCTGCTGCTTTTTGCCTGTAGTAAACCTGGCGATCCTGCTGATCCGGATCCTGGCCCAGGTCCGGGACCCGGGCCCGGGCCGGACAATGGCAATAAAGAACTGACTATTACTTCCGTGAGCCCGGAAAGCGCAGAAGCAGGCATACTGGTCATTAAAGGAACAGGCTTTAACGCCACTGCCAGCCAGAACCTGGTCAGTATCGGTCCGCACACCACCGTGGTAGAGAACGCCACAACCACTCAACTGGATATAACAATGCCTGCCAGCCTGCCCCAGGGTGATCACGATATTACCATAAGGGCCAATAGCAAGACCGTCACCAAAACAAAAGCATTTCACCGCATCGGCTGGCTGGTCAGCAATTTTGCCGGCACCGGCGTATGGGACCAGACCGATGGCCCGGCAGCTACCGCCAGCTTTCGCTGGCCCTCCGGCCTGATCATGGATAATGCCGGCAACCTCTTTGTGACAGACCTGCATAAGATCAGGAAGATCACGCCACAAGGCGTAGTGAGTACGGTGGCCGGCGGCAATGCCAGTGGTTTCAGGGATGGCGATGCCGCCAACGCCCGCTTCAATACACTGAATGCCCTGGTCATGGATGCAAATAGAAATATTTACGTAGCCGATGAAATGAATCACGTGATCCGCAGGATCAGCGCAACCGGCGTGGTCAGCACTGTTGCAGGCAAAAGCGAAGAATTTGGTTATGTGGATGGCATTGGTACTGATGCGCGCTTCGCCATGCCTTACGGATTGGCATTGAATGCAGGCGGTACGCATCTCTATGTTGGCGATCACATGAACCACCGCATCCGAAGGATAGAACTGGCCAACAGCAAGGTTACCACAGTAGCAGGCGATGGACAGAATGCCCACCGGGACGGCAACGGTCTCACTGCAGGCATTCCTTCGCCGGGCGGTATAACTTTTGACAGTGATGGCAACCTGTATATTGCAGAAAAGGGTGCAGGCTACGTAAGAAAAATGACCCCCAACGGCGATGTCACTACTATCGGCGGTAATTTATCCGCCAATACAGCCCCTACCAATATTGTAATAGACAAGGACAAAAATACCTATGTGGCTTACAGCGGAACGGCAAAGATCAAGAAGTATACGCCCGCGGGTGTGGAGACCAATTTTGCCGGTAACAATTTCGGTACCGGAGAGGAAGATGGTGATGCCCAGGTGATCTTCTTCCAGCGCCCGGAAGGAATGGTTTTGCAGCAGGATGCCCAGGGTAAAATGACTTTTTATGTCTGTGACGCCCTACGCAAAAAGATCAAGAAGATCACGAAAGAATAA
- a CDS encoding CDGSH iron-sulfur domain-containing protein, with amino-acid sequence MASAKITVNNNGSLKIEGDFEIVDKTGAVYGLGGRPVVSICRCGLSANKPFCDGSHKGHFEHEAVAFDLPPKTT; translated from the coding sequence ATGGCTTCTGCAAAGATCACCGTGAACAATAACGGGTCGCTTAAAATTGAGGGAGATTTCGAGATCGTGGACAAAACAGGCGCTGTATACGGGCTGGGCGGAAGACCGGTAGTATCCATCTGCCGTTGCGGCCTCTCGGCCAATAAACCCTTCTGCGATGGCTCCCACAAAGGCCATTTTGAGCATGAAGCGGTGGCTTTTGATCTGCCTCCCAAAACCACATAG
- a CDS encoding ABC transporter ATP-binding protein: MQILWKYLRPQRWLIVLALLLAGLAQVLALIDPVIFGKIIDDYVGQVNLKPRNELVRGVLWWLGVAIAVATLARIARAFQEYFTRLAVQRFGMQIFNDGLRQTLRLTFSEFEEQRSGETMAVLQKVRTDTERFINAFINILFSTLVGMGFLIWYAITRHWALIPVFLVGILVLGGLTGLLSRKIKTLQRSINKETNRMAGIITESLRNIELVRSLGLTFPEIRRLREFTLRIFQLEMQKTRQVRTLSFLQGTALNILRQSILFILLWLIFGHVLSTGELISMQFISTTIFGPLQDIGNIILSYREAEASLQSFDTLMSKPIEQRPPEPIELNELNEIRFQDVVFRHKTAGQNAMDGISFRAKTGDTIAFVGPSGSGKSTLVKLLVGLYKPIDGEIYFNDIAASLIRYNELRRQIGFVTQDTQLFAGTIRENLLFVQPNATDADMVEAMEKASAGNLLRRSEKGLNTLLGEGGLKLSGGEKQRLSIARALLRHPRLLIFDEATSALDSLTEEAITETIRSISAQRQQITILIAHRLSTIMHADTIYVLEKGRITELGTHEALLEQKGLYYAMWRQQIGERRAWQDRDQSAE, translated from the coding sequence ATGCAGATCCTTTGGAAATATCTCCGGCCGCAACGATGGCTGATTGTACTGGCATTGCTGCTGGCAGGACTGGCGCAGGTACTGGCATTGATTGACCCGGTGATCTTTGGTAAGATCATTGACGACTATGTTGGACAGGTAAACCTCAAACCCAGGAATGAACTGGTGCGGGGTGTACTCTGGTGGCTTGGCGTGGCTATTGCCGTGGCCACCCTGGCCCGTATTGCCCGCGCCTTCCAGGAATATTTTACCAGGCTGGCCGTCCAGCGCTTCGGCATGCAGATCTTTAATGACGGGCTGCGACAGACACTCCGCCTCACTTTCAGTGAATTTGAAGAGCAGCGCAGCGGCGAGACCATGGCCGTGCTGCAAAAAGTGCGTACCGATACAGAACGCTTCATCAATGCCTTTATCAATATCCTCTTCTCCACGCTGGTAGGTATGGGCTTCCTGATCTGGTACGCCATTACCAGGCACTGGGCGCTGATACCCGTATTCCTGGTGGGGATACTGGTATTGGGCGGCCTGACCGGCCTGCTGAGCCGTAAGATCAAGACCCTGCAACGTTCCATCAACAAAGAGACCAACCGCATGGCCGGTATCATCACCGAATCCCTGCGCAATATAGAACTGGTGCGTAGCCTGGGCCTCACCTTCCCCGAGATCCGGCGCCTCCGGGAATTCACCCTGCGCATCTTCCAGCTGGAAATGCAGAAGACCCGCCAGGTGCGCACACTGAGTTTCCTGCAGGGCACTGCGCTGAATATTCTCCGGCAATCTATCCTGTTCATCCTGCTCTGGCTCATCTTTGGCCATGTGCTCAGTACCGGCGAGCTGATCAGTATGCAGTTCATTTCCACCACCATCTTTGGCCCCTTGCAGGATATCGGCAATATCATCCTCTCCTACCGGGAAGCCGAAGCCTCCCTGCAAAGCTTTGACACGCTGATGAGCAAACCCATTGAGCAGCGGCCACCTGAACCTATTGAGCTCAATGAGCTGAACGAGATCCGTTTCCAGGATGTGGTGTTTCGTCACAAGACCGCCGGGCAGAATGCCATGGATGGAATTTCCTTCCGTGCAAAGACCGGTGATACCATTGCCTTTGTTGGTCCGTCAGGCTCCGGCAAATCCACGCTGGTCAAACTGCTGGTAGGCTTGTACAAGCCCATTGACGGCGAGATCTATTTCAATGATATTGCCGCTTCCCTGATCCGGTACAATGAGCTGCGCCGGCAGATCGGGTTTGTGACGCAGGATACGCAGCTTTTTGCCGGCACCATCCGGGAGAACCTGCTCTTTGTTCAGCCCAACGCCACAGATGCGGATATGGTGGAAGCCATGGAAAAAGCCTCGGCCGGCAACCTGCTCCGGCGCAGTGAAAAAGGACTGAATACCTTACTGGGTGAAGGCGGTCTGAAACTCTCCGGCGGTGAAAAGCAGCGCCTGTCCATTGCCCGCGCCCTGCTGCGGCATCCCCGCCTCCTGATCTTTGATGAAGCCACATCTGCACTGGACTCGCTGACAGAAGAAGCCATCACCGAAACCATTCGCAGCATATCCGCCCAACGGCAACAGATCACCATCCTGATAGCGCATCGCCTCAGCACCATCATGCATGCGGATACCATCTATGTGCTGGAAAAAGGCCGGATCACAGAACTGGGTACCCATGAGGCGCTGCTGGAGCAGAAAGGATTGTATTATGCCATGTGGCGGCAGCAGATCGGGGAAAGAAGGGCCTGGCAGGACCGGGATCAGTCAGCGGAATAA
- a CDS encoding TonB-dependent receptor plug domain-containing protein: MKTLLVTFLILITAVASGQGVRGIVVARQNMPLDGATIYNLSNGSHEHSNENGFFYLKDARKGDSLKITHVSYLPITLVVVQDTLLVRMEPAAFQLENITIQASPKTLHIISNIDLQTNPVNSSQELLRKVPGLFIGQHAGGGKAEQIFLRGFDIDHGTDINITIDGMPVNMVSHAHGQGYADLHFLIPETIEKIDFDKGPYTAAKGNLATAGYVAFRTKERLDNSAVTLEAGKFGTFRTLGMFNLVNNERQSAWIGTEYLKTDGYFEAPQNFNRLNLIGKYTAWLPNNDKLSVSASHFTSKWDASGQIPQRAIDAGLIGRFGAIDATEGGNTSRSNINLQFFKQVDATSFVKNTAFFSHYDFELYSNFTFFLNDPDNGDQIKQKEKRNIFGFESEYNKTYYLKNNSAIDLQVGAGLRNDDVNDIELSHTVNRKTTLEAIQLGDVDETNAYGYANAEWKLGKWVINPALRFDYLRFQYQDKLSPVYSNLAQSSSILSPKLNIIFNQNHHLQYFLKLGKGFHSNDTRVVIAQEGHEILPAAYGADLGLIWKPLPRLVFNTAFWYLYLQQEFVYVGDEGVVEPSGKTRRQGLDLGLRYQLGKYLFLNGDFTYTHSRAAEEAKGEDYIPLAPRITLAGGLSMKLPSGLNGSVKTRWLGHRPANEDNSIEAKGYCITDLNLNYQWKQFGFGIITENIFNAAWNETQFATESRLKNEPASVTEIHFTPGTPFNIRGMITYRF, from the coding sequence ATGAAAACATTGCTTGTAACCTTTCTTATCCTAATCACCGCTGTAGCATCCGGCCAGGGTGTCCGCGGCATTGTTGTAGCCCGGCAAAATATGCCGCTGGATGGCGCCACCATCTACAATTTATCCAATGGCAGCCATGAGCACAGTAATGAAAACGGGTTCTTTTACCTGAAAGATGCCCGCAAAGGAGACTCGCTGAAGATCACGCATGTTTCCTATCTCCCCATCACTTTAGTAGTTGTACAGGATACGCTCCTGGTACGTATGGAGCCTGCCGCTTTCCAATTGGAGAATATCACTATCCAGGCCTCTCCCAAAACCCTTCATATTATTTCCAATATTGACCTGCAGACCAATCCCGTGAACTCTTCACAGGAACTGCTGCGCAAAGTGCCGGGCCTGTTCATTGGTCAGCATGCCGGTGGCGGCAAGGCCGAGCAGATCTTCCTGCGCGGCTTTGATATAGACCATGGCACTGATATCAATATCACCATTGACGGGATGCCCGTTAATATGGTCAGCCATGCACATGGACAGGGCTATGCCGATCTGCATTTCCTGATCCCCGAGACCATTGAAAAGATCGATTTTGATAAAGGCCCCTATACAGCTGCCAAAGGAAACCTGGCTACAGCGGGCTATGTGGCTTTCCGCACCAAAGAACGACTGGACAATAGCGCCGTTACCCTGGAAGCCGGTAAGTTTGGTACTTTCAGGACCCTGGGCATGTTCAACCTGGTCAACAATGAACGGCAATCAGCCTGGATAGGCACCGAATACCTGAAGACCGATGGTTATTTTGAGGCGCCGCAAAATTTTAACCGCCTCAACCTGATCGGTAAATACACGGCCTGGCTGCCCAACAACGATAAGCTCTCTGTTTCCGCTTCGCATTTTACCAGTAAATGGGATGCCAGCGGGCAGATCCCCCAGCGGGCAATAGATGCAGGGCTGATCGGCCGCTTTGGCGCTATCGACGCCACGGAAGGTGGTAATACCAGTCGCTCCAATATCAACCTGCAATTTTTTAAACAGGTGGATGCCACCAGCTTTGTAAAAAATACCGCCTTCTTCAGCCACTATGATTTTGAACTCTATTCCAACTTCACTTTCTTCCTGAATGATCCGGATAATGGCGACCAGATAAAGCAAAAAGAAAAACGAAACATATTCGGCTTTGAATCCGAATACAATAAGACCTATTACCTGAAGAACAACTCAGCCATCGACCTCCAGGTGGGCGCTGGCCTGCGCAATGATGATGTTAATGATATTGAGCTGTCGCACACTGTCAACAGGAAAACAACGCTGGAGGCTATTCAACTGGGGGATGTAGACGAGACCAATGCCTACGGCTACGCCAATGCAGAATGGAAGCTGGGCAAATGGGTCATCAATCCCGCGCTCCGGTTCGACTATCTGCGTTTTCAATACCAGGATAAGCTTTCACCCGTATACAGTAACCTGGCGCAAAGCAGTTCCATCCTTAGTCCCAAACTCAATATTATTTTCAACCAGAACCATCACCTGCAGTATTTCCTGAAACTGGGCAAAGGTTTCCATAGCAATGATACCCGGGTAGTGATAGCGCAGGAAGGCCATGAGATCCTGCCCGCAGCCTATGGCGCCGACCTGGGCCTGATCTGGAAACCCTTACCGCGACTGGTATTCAACACCGCTTTCTGGTATCTCTACCTGCAACAGGAATTTGTATATGTGGGCGATGAAGGCGTAGTAGAACCCAGCGGTAAGACCCGCCGCCAGGGCCTGGACCTGGGCCTCCGCTACCAGCTGGGCAAATACCTGTTCCTGAATGGCGATTTCACCTATACCCATTCCCGCGCTGCAGAAGAAGCCAAGGGCGAAGACTATATTCCGCTGGCGCCCCGTATCACCCTGGCGGGTGGCCTGAGCATGAAACTGCCTTCGGGCCTGAACGGCAGCGTCAAAACGCGCTGGCTGGGACATCGCCCGGCCAATGAGGACAACAGCATTGAAGCCAAAGGCTATTGTATCACTGACCTCAACCTGAACTACCAATGGAAGCAGTTCGGTTTCGGCATCATCACCGAAAATATTTTCAATGCCGCCTGGAATGAAACGCAGTTTGCCACAGAAAGCCGCCTGAAAAATGAACCTGCTTCTGTCACCGAAATTCATTTTACGCCGGGAACGCCGTTTAATATCCGGGGGATGATCACGTATCGGTTTTGA
- a CDS encoding SRPBCC domain-containing protein gives MDIKPIVKSIDIQASPEKVWNVLINDQLIREWYAFFSPGSHAITDWQTGSPVQFLDDTQCGMIGKVAASKPNELLDVELTGFIMHGKEDYESEGAKAIKGHRETYRLSKNNDSTTLNINTGMGEDYFETMNTAWDNALQKIKELAEA, from the coding sequence ATGGACATCAAACCTATTGTGAAATCCATCGATATCCAGGCATCGCCTGAAAAAGTATGGAATGTGCTGATCAACGACCAGCTGATCCGGGAATGGTATGCTTTTTTCAGCCCCGGCTCCCATGCCATCACTGATTGGCAAACCGGCAGCCCCGTTCAGTTCCTGGATGATACCCAGTGCGGCATGATTGGTAAAGTGGCCGCCAGCAAACCCAATGAATTACTGGATGTGGAACTTACCGGCTTCATCATGCATGGCAAAGAAGATTATGAAAGCGAAGGCGCCAAAGCCATCAAGGGCCACCGGGAAACCTATCGTCTCAGCAAAAACAATGACAGCACTACCCTTAACATCAATACAGGCATGGGAGAAGATTATTTCGAAACCATGAATACAGCCTGGGACAACGCCCTTCAAAAAATAAAAGAACTGGCCGAAGCATAA